A part of Rhodamnia argentea isolate NSW1041297 chromosome 8, ASM2092103v1, whole genome shotgun sequence genomic DNA contains:
- the LOC115736667 gene encoding LOW QUALITY PROTEIN: putative respiratory burst oxidase homolog protein H (The sequence of the model RefSeq protein was modified relative to this genomic sequence to represent the inferred CDS: substituted 1 base at 1 genomic stop codon), protein MLEYRSISWGVVKQENETSFPSLGSIPIFRQLTNESLTISYISLSLWDSQILRSPFSNPGSSMEGVEMGDSSKWILESIEVDDMVDVPIDNSNRSGVHGNSPTSKVSNEASFARNSSSTRKRNGFQGVASSGSRMRRAESGAKRGIKSLRFLDRTITGKEVDAWKSVEKRFNQLAVDGKISKDKFGTCIGMGESKEFAGELFDALARRRKIYSENGITQEDLRVFWDDMTDQDIDSRLQIFFDMCDKNGDGKLSEEEVKEVIILSASANKLSNLKQQAASYAALIMEELDPDHLGYIEMWQLETLLREMVSSEEANKLAKKTHTLTRAMIPRRYRTPISKFLSKTMEFLQENWKRVWVVSLWLTFNLILFVWKFRQYKKRDIFQIMGYCVCFAKGAAETLKFNMALILLPVCRRMLTKLRSTALSRIFPFDDNINFHKLIALAIVIGTAIHTIMHVSCDFPRLISCPKPKFLRYAGPDFDYKQPSYLDLVESIPGVTGIIITVLMAFSFTLATHSFRRNVIKLRWPFHHLAGFNAFWYAHHLLFLVYALLIVHGYFLFLNRHWYTKSTWMYLSAPLLLYVSERIFTALDERNHRVNVIKAIIYTGNVLALYISKPPGFKYKSGMYMFVXCPDISTFEWHPFSITSAPGDDYLSVHIRTLGDWTTELRNRFAQVCEPPNKPAGRGTLVRLQTKAVSDYDHTEVRFPRILIKGPYGAPAQSYKKYDILFLIGLGIGATPFISILKDLLNQIKPNEQNNDPAQSIPGASKKAPERAYFYWVTREQGSFEWFKGVMDDIAEYDHNHMIEMHNYLTSVYEEGDARSALIAMVQKLQHAKNGVDVVSESRIRTHFARPNWRKVFSQLASSHPSSRIGVFYCGSPTLTKPLKNLCQEFSLNSSTRFHFHKENF, encoded by the exons ATGTTAGAATATCGATCGATCTCTTGGGGGGTCgtcaaacaagaaaatgaaacatCATTCCCTTCACTCGGTTCCATTCCTATTTTTAGACAATTGACTAACGAGTCCCTGACCATTtcatatatctctctctctctctgggactCTCAGATCTTACGCAGCCCATTTTCGAACCCCGGATCTTCCATGGAGGGAGTGGAAATGGGGGATTCCTCGAAATGGATCCTGGAAAGCATCGAGGTTGATGACATGGTTGATGTGCCCATTGATAACTCTAACAGGAGTGGTGTTCATGGCAACAGTCCCACTTCCAAGGTGAGCAATGAGGCATCGTTTGCCCGGAACTCGAGCAGCACGAGGAAGCGAAATGGGTTTCAGGGCGTGGCATCCTCAGGGTCTAGGATGAGAAGGGCCGAGTCCGGCGCGAAGAGAGGGATCAAGAGCTTGAGGTTCTTGGACAGGACCATCACAGGGAAGGAGGTGGACGCTTGGAAGTCCGTGGAGAAACGTTTCAATCAATTGGCAGTCGATGGGAAGATCTCAAAAGACAAGTTTGGGACCTGCATTG GAATGGGAGAATCTAAGGAATTCGCGGGGGAGCTGTTCGATGCATTGGCGAGGCGCAGGAAGATATACTCAGAGAACGGGATTACTCAGGAGGATTTGAGGGTGTTTTGGGACGATATGACTGACCAGGACATTGATTCCcggcttcaaattttctttgacaT GTGTGACAAAAATGGCGATGGTAAGCTCTCCGAGGAAGAGGTGAAAGAG GTAATCATATTAAGCGCTTCAGCGAACAAGCTGTCAAACCTCAAGCAGCAAGCCGCATCCTATGCCGCGTTGATCATGGAAGAGCTCGACCCTGACCATCTCGGGTATATCGAA ATGTGGCAACTTGAGACCCTACTGAGAGAGATGGTGAGCTCCGAAGAAGCCAACAAGCTGGCCAAGAAAACCCACACTCTCACAAGGGCCATGATTCCAAGACGATATAGGACTCCGATCAGCAAATTTCTGTCGAAAACCATGGAATTTCTCCAGGAGAACTGGAAGAGGGTGTGGGTCGTGTCACTTTGGTTAACCTTTAATTTGATCCTCTTTGTCTGGAAGTTCCGTCAATACAAGAAGAGAGATATATTTCAAATCATGGGTTActgtgtttgtttcgcaaagGGCGCGGCCGAGACACTCAAATTCAACATGGCTCTTATTCTCCTCCCCGTGTGTAGGAGGATGCTCACTAAACTTAGGTCAACCGCCCTCAGTAGGATATTTCCTTTCGACGACAATATCAATTTCCACAAGTTGATAGCATTGGCAATAGTGATCGGGACGGCCATACATACTATCATGCACGTTTCTTGTGATTTCCCGAGACTAATTTCGTGTCCTAAGCCAAAGTTTTTGAGGTATGCGGGGCCTGACTTCGATTACAAGCAGCCGAGTTACTTGGACCTAGTTGAGAGTATTCCCGGAGTTACCGGGATTATTATTACCGTTTTGATGGCTTTCTCTTTCACGCTGGCCACGCATTCGTTTAGAAGGAACGTCATCAAGTTACGTTGGCCGTTCCACCATCTGGCCGGGTTCAATGCCTTCTGGTACGCTCACCATTTGCTGTTCCTGGTCTATGCTCTCTTGATAGTGCACGGCTACTTCCTGTTTCTGAATAGGCACTGGTACACAAAAAGT ACGTGGATGTATCTCTCTGCTCCTTTATTACTCTATGTTAGCGAGAGGATTTTCACAGCTCTTGATGAACGCAACCATCGGGTTAATGTCATCAAG GCAATCATATACACAGGAAATGTTTTGGCACTGTACATAAGCAAGCCCCCAGGATTCAAGTACAAAAGCGGAATGTATATGTTTGTCTAGTGTCCAGATATTTCAACTTTTGAGTG GCATCCTTTCTCCATCACGTCTGCGCCTGGAGATGACTACTTGAGCGTCCACATACGAACCTTGGGAGACTGGACCACGGAGCTTAGGAACAGATTCGCACAG GTTTGTGAGCCACCGAACAAGCCAGCAGGAAGGGGAACTCTAGTGAGGCTTCAAACGAAGGCGGTCTCAGATTATGATCACACAGAAGTCAG ATTTCCAAGAATCCTCATTAAGGGACCTTATGGGGCCCCGGCTCAGAGCTACAAAAAGTACGACATCCTTTTCCTTATCGGTCTAGGGATCGGGGCAACCCCGTTTATCAGCATTTTGAAGGACCTCCTCAACCAGATCAAGCCGAACGAACAAAACAAC GATCCTGCACAAAGCATACCGGGTGCGAGTAAGAAGGCACCAGAAAGAGCGTACTTCTATTGGGTGACGAGGGAACAGGGTTCGTTTGAATGGTTCAAAGGCGTGATGGATGATATCGCGGAGTACGACCATAAT CACATGATAGAGATGCACAACTATTTGACGAGTGTATACGAAGAAGGAGATGCGCGGTCGGCGCTTATTGCAATGGTGCAGAAGCTGCAGCATGCCAAGAACGGAGTGGATGTCGTCTCAGAAAGCCGG ATAAGAACGCATTTTGCGAGGCCTAATTGGCGAAAGGTGTTCTCCCAATTGGCTAGTTCTCATCCTTCTTCTCGAATAG GTGTTTTCTACTGTGGAAGTCCGACGCTTACTAAGCCGTTGAAGAATCTCTGTCAAGAATTCAGCCTGAACTCGTCGACCCGCTTCCATTTTCACAAGGAGAACTTCTAG